The region TTACGACTCCAACTACTTTGTCCCTGGTCTGAACCGCCAGGAGCATAGGTTCGCTGTCTTGCTCGAGCAACAACCGAAGCGCCTCCGTCGCATTTGTGTCCGGAAGAACCTTTTGAACTCGACGCTGCATGATGTCTCGCACATGAGTTGTACCCCACTTTTCCGGAGGAACCTGGCTGAGCGACCAGAGGCTGCAGGTGCCGACAATTTTGCCGTTATCCATGACCGGGAATATCTCATGCCGTGTATGCGGCGAAAGCATGGCCGTGAACTCCCGGAGGGTGAGTGCCCCGGAGGTCGCGATCATCTCCGTCTGCATGATCTGGCTGACCGGAAGATCCTGCAGTTCGGCAACGCGCACAGCTTCGTGCAGACGTTGATCGCCGGATGCCGAGGCATCGCCGGATACCGCGTAGGCAACTGCCGACCCGATAAGTGCAGGGATGATGAAAGCGTGTCCGCCCGTTGCCTCTGCAACGAAGACGACCGCTGCAAGCGGAGTCTTATAGCCTGCGGAGATGAAGCAGGCCATGCCTACCGCCGCATAGAGTGCAGGCGTTGCGCTGTGAACGAGTGATTGCGAGAAGGCCAGGCCGAAGGAGCCTCCGGAAAGGAAGAGGGGCACGAACATGGCGCTGACGCCGCCTACACCCAGCGTGAAGGCAGTGGCTGCAAGCTTGAAGATGCCGAAGGTCACCAGCTCCAGGCTGCTATGGTGGCCGGAAAGGATGATGTCCACGGCCTCGTAGTTCGGACCCAGGGGCAGCAGGCCGTTGTTATAGAACTGCAGAAACAGAAGCCCGCACAGGCCTGTGAGAAGGCCGCCGACAGACATCTTGACCCAATGAGGCCATGCAAGGCCGACGCAGAAGGAACGAAAGCGACGGAAGGTGATGACGAACGCCATTGCCACCAGTCCGATCAAAAGTCCAAGCAGCGCACTCCAGACCAGGTCTTTGCGAGTGAAGCCGGTGGCAGTTACGAAATCGAAGAGCGGTTCGCTGCCAAGAAAAGAGCTCAAGGTCATGAAGGAGACAACGGAGGCGATGAGAGACGGCAGGAGAGCTTCATGCGCAAGATCGTCCTTGTAGGGCATTTCAAGCGCAAAGACGATGCCGGTGAGCGGAGCGCGAAAGACTGCCGACATGCCTGCTGCAGCACCACAGATGAGCATGATACGCCGGTCTCGGGCATCAAGATGGAAGCTGCGCAGGGATCGAAACCGCGCCCAGATCCACGAGCCGATCGCGCCTCCGCCATAGATGCTCGGGCCTTCGAGAGCCGCACTGCCTCCGAGTCCAACTGTTGCGATGGCAGCAAGAATCTTCGGCACAAAAGGACGCAGATTCATGTGGCCCTGATGCTCGTGGTAAGAACAGATGACTTCTTCAGTCGAGTGCTCATCAGGATCGGGCGTGAAGAACTGCATGATGAGGCCCGCCAGCAAACAGGCCAGAACAAGCCCTGGAACGATGGCCCAATGATGTGCAAAGTAGTAGCGAAGGACGGGGGGCCACATCTTATCGAGAATGATGACCGCAATTGCCGTAATGGCAAGTCCGGTGGTTACTCCAATAATGGGTGCGATGACGAGCCATTTTTGAAGATCGCGAGCATAAACAGCGGTAAGGTCCTCATGGACCAGGGGAGCGTATTTGCGCAGTAATGGATGCCGGAAAAAGCCTCTCCAGCCTTGTTGTTCTTTCATAAATGACTTGCGGTACGATGACTTTCCTTATCAGGTGTATGCGCTATCGATGATTCAGAGATCGATTTCAGCTTGCTTTTCGTTGCGGGTCCGAACAGCTCTTCGCGTAATCGATTCAGTTCGTCACGATGCTTGACAGACAGCTTTCTCAAGATGCCGCGGCCGCGTGACGTGAGGGAGACGACAACAACACGACGATCGGATGGGTCGCCTTCGCGACGAACCAGGCCGCTCAGAACAGCCCGGTCGATCAGGCCTACTACGGAGTGATGCCGCTCTTGGAGGAACTCTGCCAGCTCAGACACGGTGGCCTTGCCACTGCCGGTAAACCCGGCGATGCCCAGCATGAGCTGATGCTGTTGCGGCGTGATCTCTACCTCACGCGCCGCGCTCTCACTGAATCGTAGAAATTTACGGAGGAGATAGCGGAACGACGCCAACTCAGAAAGTACATGGTGAAATTCATACTCATCCGAGTCGTTGACGACCTTTGGTTTCTCCCGCACATCTATACTATATCGTAATGCGAGGTTTTTGCAAAGCAAAATTCGAGTCGGGGAGCTGAGCTGTTCCATGGTTTCCCGCTTTTTTTACCGTTCTAAGGGCCTAATCGGCAAAGTGCTTTTTGATTACTGGAATTGCCCCTTTGCGGACATCGAGGAGAGGAGCACACCGTTAGAAGAATAGCCAGTTAGCTCTTCCCATATCGGTACTACTGAGATGAGCTTCTACTGTGTTCTCATAAATCAGTGAAAGAGCTTAGGCCAGAAGTTTTAGGGATAGCGCTGGACGCGGAGACTCGGTGCATCCATTACCGTTCCGGACTCGACATCATCGCCATCAAAATGGCATGTTGCGGAGTCTACTATGCCTGCAAAGATTGCCACGATGCATTAGCAGGGCATGAGATTAAAGTCTGGCCGCGCTCAGGATGGGACACCCCAGTCGTCCTGTGCGGAGCGTGCGGGCTGGAGTTGACGATTCGCGAATATATGCATAGCAACTATCAGTGCCCAGGTTGTACGGCTAGATTCAATCCGGGCTGCAGAAACCACTATCACTTTTACTTTGAGGTGAATGGCGATCCAGTCTGATCTCGCTCGATAAAGCTGCCAACGATCGCTGCACATTTCTCCACAAACTCCCGATCATGAGCGGAGAATGCCGCCAGGTCGTGGCTGTCGATGTCAATCTCGCCCACCACTGTGCCGTGCGCTCGAATGGGGGCAACGATCTCCGATCGTGTTTCAAGCGAACAGGCCAGATAGCGTGGATCGGAGTTGACATCGTCGACAATGACGGTATCGTTCTGTGCGACCGCCGCGCCGCAGATTCCCTGAGTCACTGGGATACGCACGTGTTCGGTGGGCGCCCCGCAAAACGGCCCGAGAACGAGTGTCTCCGGATCATCGGGATCGAGCATGTAAAATCCGGTCCAATTGTAGTAAGACAATCGTTGCGGAATGATCTCGACGATGAAGTTCTGCAGAGCGGCGAGATCGGCTGCGGATTCCGCAAACGACGCTGCTTCGGAAAGAATCTGGGAGAACGAACTCTCGGACATATCTCTATTTTGCGCCTTCTAAGACTTAAGAAAATTCGCTCTCTGAACCCATCATCCAAAGGTGAACGAGAAAGCTTGGACACCCGCATCCAGAAACTCAATGGTAAAGGTATGGTCCTTGATCGCGTCCTTCTGTCTCACCAACTGATAGAGTCGGTGTTCCGTGACGACACCATTACCTTGCGGGTCCGTGTCCACCCCATGATTCTCTCCTGGAGCCTGCCCATCAATGGTTATGCGAAAGCGGACAGGCTTGCTGTCCGCCGTGGGGCCGAGCACGAGATGCAGATCGCGCGCATGGAAGCGAAAGACGATCTTTCCTCCAGCCGATTGGAGCACGGCAACCTGCCGGTGATCGAGCCACTTGCCTGCGAGTCCCCAATCGTTCAGCCCAAGACGGCCGGGCACCGTGTAGATATGGTCTACCTCCCGATTGATACCGCCTGGTGATACGAAGTGTTCTGCTCGCGCGTAGCCGATGTAGGTCTCCGGCGAGCGCACATCCTTCATGTCGGCTGCTGCCTGAGCGCCCTGGCCATGAACGTTGACCGTGCTGGCAGGCATTGGCTTTGCGTTCGCTTCTTTCAGCAGATCCTGGATCCACCGCTCTGACTGAGCGTATTCTCCCTCGCCAAAGTGTTCGTAACGCACCTTGCCTTTGGCATCGATGAAGTAATGGGCAGGCCAAAACTGATTATGAAATGCATTCCAGACCGCGTAATTATTGTCGAGCGCGACAGGGTAGGTGATGCCGTACTTATTCACGGCCTTCTGCACATTTGCCCGTTCCTTCTCGATATCGAACTCCGGCGTATGGACCCCAATCACCACCAGGCCACTGTCTTTATATTTTTCCGCCCATGCGCGGATATACGGGAATGCGCGAATGCAATTGATGCAGGAGTAGTCCCAGAAATCGACGAGAACGACCTTTCCTTTAAGTTGCTTCGCTGTCAAAGGAGCAGAATTGATCCACGCCGTTGCGCCGGACAGACCGGACAAGGGATGACTTCCCACGATGCTTGCCGGCTCCTGCGCTTCGAGCAGACAAGTGGTTGCAGCCGTAAAGCTGAAGACCGTCGCAATCGCAACAGCAATAGACAGATTTATTCGTCTCAACCGGGAAA is a window of Edaphobacter sp. 12200R-103 DNA encoding:
- a CDS encoding chloride channel protein; this encodes MKEQQGWRGFFRHPLLRKYAPLVHEDLTAVYARDLQKWLVIAPIIGVTTGLAITAIAVIILDKMWPPVLRYYFAHHWAIVPGLVLACLLAGLIMQFFTPDPDEHSTEEVICSYHEHQGHMNLRPFVPKILAAIATVGLGGSAALEGPSIYGGGAIGSWIWARFRSLRSFHLDARDRRIMLICGAAAGMSAVFRAPLTGIVFALEMPYKDDLAHEALLPSLIASVVSFMTLSSFLGSEPLFDFVTATGFTRKDLVWSALLGLLIGLVAMAFVITFRRFRSFCVGLAWPHWVKMSVGGLLTGLCGLLFLQFYNNGLLPLGPNYEAVDIILSGHHSSLELVTFGIFKLAATAFTLGVGGVSAMFVPLFLSGGSFGLAFSQSLVHSATPALYAAVGMACFISAGYKTPLAAVVFVAEATGGHAFIIPALIGSAVAYAVSGDASASGDQRLHEAVRVAELQDLPVSQIMQTEMIATSGALTLREFTAMLSPHTRHEIFPVMDNGKIVGTCSLWSLSQVPPEKWGTTHVRDIMQRRVQKVLPDTNATEALRLLLEQDSEPMLLAVQTRDKVVGVVTKTNILQALQLRRDSMAKAAESSLVSFGGEVF
- a CDS encoding MarR family winged helix-turn-helix transcriptional regulator codes for the protein MEQLSSPTRILLCKNLALRYSIDVREKPKVVNDSDEYEFHHVLSELASFRYLLRKFLRFSESAAREVEITPQQHQLMLGIAGFTGSGKATVSELAEFLQERHHSVVGLIDRAVLSGLVRREGDPSDRRVVVVSLTSRGRGILRKLSVKHRDELNRLREELFGPATKSKLKSISESSIAHTPDKESHRTASHL
- a CDS encoding CHY zinc finger protein — protein: MACCGVYYACKDCHDALAGHEIKVWPRSGWDTPVVLCGACGLELTIREYMHSNYQCPGCTARFNPGCRNHYHFYFEVNGDPV
- a CDS encoding GAF domain-containing protein — translated: MSESSFSQILSEAASFAESAADLAALQNFIVEIIPQRLSYYNWTGFYMLDPDDPETLVLGPFCGAPTEHVRIPVTQGICGAAVAQNDTVIVDDVNSDPRYLACSLETRSEIVAPIRAHGTVVGEIDIDSHDLAAFSAHDREFVEKCAAIVGSFIERDQTGSPFTSK
- a CDS encoding thioredoxin family protein, giving the protein MPAISRLRRINLSIAVAIATVFSFTAATTCLLEAQEPASIVGSHPLSGLSGATAWINSAPLTAKQLKGKVVLVDFWDYSCINCIRAFPYIRAWAEKYKDSGLVVIGVHTPEFDIEKERANVQKAVNKYGITYPVALDNNYAVWNAFHNQFWPAHYFIDAKGKVRYEHFGEGEYAQSERWIQDLLKEANAKPMPASTVNVHGQGAQAAADMKDVRSPETYIGYARAEHFVSPGGINREVDHIYTVPGRLGLNDWGLAGKWLDHRQVAVLQSAGGKIVFRFHARDLHLVLGPTADSKPVRFRITIDGQAPGENHGVDTDPQGNGVVTEHRLYQLVRQKDAIKDHTFTIEFLDAGVQAFSFTFG